In the genome of Mastomys coucha isolate ucsf_1 unplaced genomic scaffold, UCSF_Mcou_1 pScaffold21, whole genome shotgun sequence, the window acTGGAACAGGaaccttctggtttctgtctgcaccccagagctgaccctgaacCACATCTCTACATACGTAAAtttctcccaggagtactgactcagaggcttgcaggagggacaagccacagtcagagacaacaagatcagctaacactagagataaccagatggtgaaaggcaagggcaagaacatacgctatagaaaccaaggctacttagcatcatcagaacccagttcttctacCACACTGGTTACCCCaataacaccagaaaagcaagactctattttaatcacatctcatgatgatgatagaggactttaagaagaactcccttaaagaaatacaagagaacacaggtaaacaggtagaagcccttaaagaggaaacacaaaaattccttaaagaattacatgaatacacaaccaaacagatgaatgaactgaacaaaatcatctaggatctaaaaatggaaatagaaacaataaagaaatcacaaagggagacaatcctggagatagaaaaccttgaaaagagatcaggagtcatatatgcaagcaccaccaacaaattacaagagatagaagagagaatctcaggtgcagaagataccatagaaaacattgatacggggctggcgagatggctcagtgggtaagagcactgactgcttgctcttccgaaggtcctgagttcagatcccagcaaccacatggtggctcacaaccacccgtaatgagatttgatgccctcttctggtgcgactgaagacagctacagtaaattgtgccagagcaagtggggccaacagaggtcctaagttcaattcccagcaaccatacacatgatggttcatagccatctgtacagtacagtgtactcatacacatgaaataaataaaataaatctttaaaagaaaaaaagaaaacattgatacaatagtcaaagaaaatgcaaaaagcaaaaagctcctaacccaaaacatccaggaaagccaggacacaACGAgcagaccaaacctaaggataataaatacagaagagagtgaagagccaacttaaagggccagtaaatattttcaataaaattatagaagaaaacttcctaacTAAAACTTCTAActaaagagatacccatgaacatataagaagcctacaaaactccaaatagactggaccagaaaagaaattcctcccatcacataataataaaaataccaaatgcactaaacaaagaaagaatattaaaagcagtaagggaaaaaggtcaagtaacatataaaggcaggcctatcagaattacaccagacttctcaccagacactatgaaagccagaagatcctgggtggatgtcatacagaccctaagagaacacaaatgccagccgagGCTACTATACctggcaaaactctcaattaccatagatggagaaaccaagatattccatgacaaaaccaaatttacacaatatctttccacaaatccagccaatGCCAACACacggagggaaactataccctagaaaaagcactATTTGCagctgatatgatagtatatttaagtgacctcGAAGGGGAGACCtcaaaaagggaaaacatttgaaatgtaaataaaaaaaaaatccaatccaagaaaaaaagacaaaaccaccCAATCTTTACTTTGACACCTTGTCTCTCAACCAAACTGGCTTGTCCTGCAGGAAGCAGCCCAGTACCTTTCACCTGGTTCCCAAGCTATCCTTCAACCTTCCCTTTGATCCTGGGAACTTCACATGCTTCACTGCTCCATCCCTTTTCACCTAAGTTAGACTGTATTCCATCTGTCTCACAAGCACCTTACCTGAGGGCAGAAAAGGCCTTGTGCAAGGCCTGATGACCTTGGTTCAAACCTTGGGACCCACACGGTGAAAAGGAGAAAACccactcctgtaagttgtcctctgtcctcaacACCCATGCTCATGTATGCTCACgtaaacacaaatacaaaataaagaaattaattttaagccaggcagtggNNNNNNNNNNNNNNNNNNNNNNNNNNNNNNNNNNNNNNNNNNNNNNNNNNNNNNNNNNNNNNNNNNNNNNNNNNNNNNNNNNNNNNNNNNNNNNNNNNNNNNNNNNNNNNNNNNNNNNNNNNNNNNNNNNNNNNNNNNNNNNNNNNNNNNNNNNNNNNNNNNNNNNNNNNNNNNNNNNNNNNNNNNNNNNNNNNNNNNNNNNNNNNNNNNNNNNNNNNaaaaaaaaaaaaaagaaattaattttaaaaattttaaaagaaacaattgcACATTCTGGAAAAATTTGAACTGTGTTTGGGTTTGGTATCTATTATATGAATAAGGATGAAAACAGGGTGGTACAGGCTTTTATTCCcaatactctggaggcagaagcaggcagatttttgtgaTTTCAGGGGTAGACTGGTTTACATAGAATCCCAgtacagccagggttatacagaaagtcccaggttaaaaaaaaaaaaaaaaaaaaaaaaaaaaaacaaaaaaaaaaaaaaaaaaaaaaaaaaaaaaaaaggaagaaaacacttgCTAAGATACTACTTTAAACTTAACAGGCTTGCTGTCCTAGTATCCCAAAATGCAGCTCATCGTGTAGCATACCTGTGGCCCAGTAGTAAATATCCCAGTCATTGCTAGGCTCGTTAATCAGGCGATCGTAGAGGTTCAGCTGCTTCTCTGTCATGTTGTGCAGATATTCTTTAGCAAACAGGctaaaatgagaaggaaaatgagGTTGACAAGAGTGCCTTGTCAATGAGAAGTGACACCCAGAGCCTTCTTCCCTACTACCTAAGGAGAATGCAGTTCTCCAGCATCCCCCTCTTTCTGCTCTCATAGAGTAAGCGGGCTCTTTTGGTTTCTATGGATtcatcagttctctcctgccacggAGGCAATGGAATTTCAATCATGTCTTTTTGAGAATCTGTTGGGCTGTCACCTCTGTAGAAACGTCTGGATGATGTCACACTAAGCAAAGGAGACAGCAGACTATGCTTTGATAGTacctgaaacaaacaaatcacaaacATCTTCATTAGACAATGATTATGACTACTGTTACTTAATCAACACATAAGGTGCTAAATGCATTAGATATTACTTAGTCCTGCTGATTTTGGTCCCTTTACAACCAAGGAACTGAAAACCAATAAATCTAAGGCTTAGAGAGGATATTCATCCAAACACTGAAAGACCAccgtagggagacccccactcaagtcttgAGAGGACacgcacccaaggaatcatgagagaccatcttgatgtaaacacatgaggcagtttaattttcgGAGCTCCGGTTCGACCCCCAATCTCATGCAAGAAATAGAGGAATCAaccatgaggctcaggggttacgggtttatataggaaaaaggtgtGGAGAAACAAAGGAactggtgtggctatacatgattggctagttcaaatatcaactatattatgtgcagaacagagtggaaaatttttaaggttggtgttaatctgagtcaacagagcatccgaccttaaaccatatctaagaggaccagatggcccactactcagtgtctgcccagacatgtccttgcatg includes:
- the Sdhaf2 gene encoding succinate dehydrogenase assembly factor 2, mitochondrial isoform X2 — translated: MAVVTLIPTLARVLSKHSLLSPLLSVTSSRRFYRGDSPTDSQKDMIEIPLPPWQERTDESIETKRARLLYESRKRGMLENCILLSLFAKEYLHNMTEKQLNLYDRLINEPSNDWDIYYWATEAKPAPEIFENEVMELLREFTKNKNKEQRLRAPDLEYLFEKPN
- the Sdhaf2 gene encoding succinate dehydrogenase assembly factor 2, mitochondrial isoform X1 — translated: MAVVTLIPTLARVLSKHSLLSPLLSVTSSRRFYRGDSPTDSQKDMIEIPLPPWQERTDESIETKRARLLYESRKRGMLENCILLSLFAKEYLHNMTEKQLNLYDRLINEPSNDWDIYYWATVTVPCWLLWFKDVIDEVSASTLGKFEWYRLRSLSLVKSLSNPCLLI